From a region of the Cenarchaeum symbiont of Oopsacas minuta genome:
- a CDS encoding glutamine amidotransferase class II, whose translation MTRQARENCGVVGIFSMDNQNVIPMMLDALRAVQHRGQEAWGIAVPKKTPFKRIGLVSDSSKDFKNIAQKYTSSCAIGHVRYSTIGKSSIENAQPLKVKDLCVAHNGTINNVKEISNMVGGCTFTPQNTSDTLVAAQRLVDLISEKGKMSAALSVLKNEMIGSYCFTFISDDGSVYAARDPKGFRPMVLGHKEDANTYIVASESVALSSIGAKLERDIRPGELVRLGKDGIVCEMFSDDTCKAHCSFEFTYFAHPSSKMEGSNIYLARKRIGQYLAKKFPIDDADLVIPVPDSARPAALGFAQESGIQFDEGLLKDRYSKKGPLRSFIEPHQSDRIEINRWIIPITEIVDGKHVVVIDDSLVRGTSSRAIIKALRSAGAKKISMLVTYPPIQYPCYAGIDFPSREELATYSKDEHTSENAMIKKVRSDIGADFLGYNDSKNLAMAIGIPHDSMCFTCSTGNYDSLGITPEFKSRLEIKENNKD comes from the coding sequence ATGACCCGACAGGCAAGAGAGAACTGTGGAGTTGTGGGAATATTCAGCATGGATAATCAGAATGTTATTCCAATGATGCTTGATGCATTGCGCGCCGTACAACACAGGGGACAGGAAGCGTGGGGAATTGCAGTTCCAAAAAAAACTCCATTCAAACGTATCGGATTGGTATCTGACTCTTCTAAAGATTTTAAAAATATTGCACAAAAATATACTTCATCATGTGCCATAGGACATGTAAGATACTCTACGATTGGAAAGAGTAGCATAGAGAATGCACAACCATTAAAAGTAAAAGATTTGTGTGTGGCTCACAATGGAACAATAAACAACGTAAAAGAGATCTCTAATATGGTTGGAGGATGTACGTTTACTCCACAAAATACAAGCGACACACTAGTGGCAGCTCAGCGCCTAGTTGATCTCATATCTGAAAAAGGCAAGATGAGTGCAGCGCTATCTGTACTCAAAAATGAGATGATTGGATCATACTGTTTTACATTTATCTCTGATGATGGTTCCGTATATGCTGCGCGCGATCCCAAAGGATTTCGCCCTATGGTTTTAGGTCATAAAGAGGATGCAAACACGTACATTGTTGCATCCGAATCAGTAGCACTCTCATCAATAGGGGCAAAACTCGAACGCGATATACGTCCGGGCGAGCTTGTCCGACTTGGCAAGGATGGAATCGTATGCGAGATGTTTTCAGATGATACGTGCAAGGCGCACTGTTCTTTCGAGTTTACATATTTTGCACATCCTTCAAGCAAAATGGAAGGTTCCAACATTTATCTTGCAAGAAAGCGCATCGGTCAATACCTGGCAAAAAAATTCCCAATAGACGATGCAGATTTGGTAATCCCTGTACCAGATTCGGCACGTCCTGCTGCATTGGGATTTGCACAAGAATCTGGAATCCAGTTTGATGAGGGGCTACTAAAGGATCGATATAGCAAAAAAGGTCCACTACGTAGCTTTATCGAACCCCATCAGAGCGACCGCATAGAGATAAACCGATGGATAATTCCAATCACAGAGATTGTGGATGGAAAACACGTGGTAGTAATTGATGATAGCCTCGTGCGGGGTACTAGCTCGCGTGCAATCATTAAAGCTCTAAGGAGTGCAGGTGCCAAAAAGATAAGCATGCTTGTAACGTATCCTCCGATACAGTATCCATGTTATGCTGGAATAGATTTTCCTTCACGAGAAGAGCTTGCAACATATTCAAAAGATGAACACACATCAGAGAATGCAATGATCAAAAAAGTACGTTCAGATATTGGAGCTGATTTTCTAGGATATAATGATTCAAAAAATCTTGCAATGGCAATAGGAATACCACATGATTCAATGTGCTTTACCTGCTCTACAGGAAATTATGATTCACTTGGAATAACTCCAGAATTTAAAAGCCGATTAGAGATAAAGGAGAATAATAAAGATTAA
- a CDS encoding bifunctional biotin-- synthetase/biotin operon repressor — protein sequence MYTSYDPPRFVRILDLLKEHGSEYLSGQDLGDALKISRTAVWKHIDKLRTLGYDIKSDRIYGYKLESTSDLIYPWEVIDGLETKFLGKIVHYFDSISSTQDYAIELAKDSEKKGSIVLADQQSAGRGRGKNSWISPRGGIWMSVIIDMPLDSESTLLPIAAAVALAKTIQEIVGTRTELKWPNDILVNGNKVAGIIIDGTIKQDRPSHIVLGVGINYNITVENIKKTIKQNNVASLHGNITRVIFIQKFLSLLEDEIMFMNHDDGKRVIKRWMAESCTIGTKISAESQGTRVNGVAIRLESDGSLVLQNGSNMYKIVSGTIS from the coding sequence ATGTATACATCATATGATCCACCAAGGTTTGTACGCATTTTGGATCTTTTAAAGGAACATGGTTCAGAATATCTCTCTGGACAGGATCTTGGAGATGCTTTAAAGATCAGTCGCACAGCTGTATGGAAGCATATTGACAAACTTCGTACACTTGGATACGATATAAAATCAGATCGAATCTATGGATACAAACTTGAATCCACATCTGATCTCATATATCCATGGGAGGTTATAGATGGTCTTGAAACAAAGTTTCTTGGAAAAATTGTGCATTATTTTGATTCAATCAGTTCTACACAAGATTATGCAATAGAGCTTGCAAAAGACTCGGAGAAAAAAGGTTCCATTGTTTTAGCAGACCAACAAAGTGCTGGACGAGGAAGAGGTAAAAATTCATGGATATCTCCAAGAGGAGGTATTTGGATGTCAGTTATCATCGACATGCCTTTAGATTCAGAGTCAACACTACTCCCCATAGCAGCAGCAGTAGCACTTGCAAAAACGATACAAGAGATAGTGGGCACTAGGACAGAGTTAAAATGGCCAAATGATATTCTTGTAAATGGTAACAAAGTTGCAGGGATAATCATAGATGGTACGATAAAACAAGATAGACCAAGCCACATTGTACTAGGAGTTGGAATAAATTACAATATCACAGTTGAGAATATAAAAAAAACCATAAAACAAAACAACGTTGCAAGTCTACACGGCAATATAACACGAGTCATCTTTATTCAAAAATTCTTGTCATTATTAGAAGATGAGATCATGTTTATGAATCACGATGATGGAAAAAGAGTAATAAAAAGATGGATGGCAGAATCTTGTACTATTGGCACAAAAATCTCAGCAGAGTCACAGGGTACAAGAGTAAATGGGGTTGCTATACGATTAGAAAGTGATGGTTCACTCGTTTTACAAAACGGTTCCAACATGTACAAAATTGTTTCAGGCACAATATCATAG
- a CDS encoding putative membrane protein, with protein MEPNEIIVLGAIKRGAKKFGKIHSQTKIESKEINEILKKLERYEMIKVYEKKGWLGKSIEIHATHKGQQELESRIGQMQEDWGKMVELQKNGDPKKLKGFMDDNKSFLPMMMFFGVIDMMMFSAMFSMIGTQAGDYIPADQMPDTGTDAGDLDFDIGF; from the coding sequence ATGGAACCCAATGAGATCATTGTACTAGGCGCTATAAAGCGTGGCGCAAAAAAATTTGGTAAAATACACTCACAGACAAAGATCGAGTCAAAAGAGATAAACGAAATATTGAAAAAGTTGGAAAGATATGAGATGATCAAAGTTTATGAAAAAAAAGGATGGTTGGGCAAATCAATAGAGATTCATGCCACACATAAAGGTCAACAAGAGCTTGAGAGCAGAATAGGTCAAATGCAAGAAGATTGGGGCAAGATGGTAGAATTGCAAAAAAATGGAGACCCAAAAAAGCTAAAAGGATTCATGGATGATAACAAGAGTTTTTTGCCAATGATGATGTTCTTTGGGGTAATCGATATGATGATGTTTAGTGCCATGTTTAGTATGATTGGAACACAAGCTGGCGACTATATTCCTGCAGATCAGATGCCAGATACAGGCACGGATGCAGGTGATCTTGATTTTGATATCGGGTTTTAG
- a CDS encoding cysteine--tRNA ligase yields MKISDTMSGEKNTIDGDKVSIYLCGITVYDESHIGHARTIIIFDILSRHLESNGTSVRLVQNFTDIDDKIILRAIKEDTTVDKISEKYIQDYYDCFDALHVKRASEYPCATKHILDMIEFISKLVEKNAAYVTENGVYFAVDSFSKYGRLSKKNIKELQAGSRIKVDEHKKNYMDFALWKNSKDEPLWNSPWGKGRPGWHIECSAMCQKYLGDTFDIHGGGRDLIFPHHENELAQSESVTGIPMAKTWMHVGMVTINGEKMSKSAGNTRSITRLLREHSPNVIRMFCLGVHYSKPVDYTLELLDEHRVNWNRIRLAYHMLLQCTADSKNDLSVIKKIKNDFDAALDDDLNTHEALTALNKLATHCIGLGFEMSQDGADEIIPIFESMLSTFGLTINIPSSENIAKINQMIDERNKLRKEEKYTESDTIRDELQKMNIEIKDDAWRTLWLVKDKRD; encoded by the coding sequence ATGAAGATATCAGACACAATGTCTGGGGAAAAAAACACAATAGATGGAGATAAAGTTTCAATATATCTATGTGGCATCACAGTGTATGATGAATCACATATTGGTCATGCAAGAACCATAATAATTTTTGATATACTTTCTCGCCATTTAGAATCAAATGGTACATCTGTAAGACTGGTACAAAATTTTACCGATATAGATGACAAAATAATATTACGAGCCATAAAAGAAGATACCACCGTTGATAAAATCAGTGAAAAGTATATACAAGATTATTATGATTGTTTTGATGCACTACACGTAAAGCGTGCATCAGAGTATCCATGCGCTACAAAACATATTCTAGATATGATCGAATTTATATCAAAACTTGTAGAAAAAAATGCAGCATATGTTACAGAGAATGGAGTATATTTTGCAGTAGACAGTTTTTCCAAATATGGTAGACTCTCAAAAAAAAATATCAAAGAATTACAAGCAGGATCTAGAATTAAAGTCGATGAGCACAAAAAAAACTATATGGATTTTGCACTTTGGAAAAATTCCAAAGATGAACCATTGTGGAATAGTCCATGGGGCAAAGGTAGACCAGGTTGGCACATAGAATGCTCTGCAATGTGCCAAAAATACCTTGGAGATACTTTTGATATACATGGAGGAGGACGTGATTTGATATTCCCACACCATGAAAATGAGTTGGCACAGTCTGAATCAGTCACTGGGATCCCGATGGCAAAAACGTGGATGCATGTTGGAATGGTTACCATAAACGGTGAAAAAATGTCAAAATCAGCAGGAAATACAAGGTCGATTACAAGATTGCTAAGAGAACACAGTCCTAATGTAATACGAATGTTTTGTCTAGGCGTCCATTATTCAAAACCTGTAGATTATACTCTAGAACTGTTGGATGAGCACAGGGTAAACTGGAATCGAATCAGGCTTGCATACCATATGCTACTCCAATGCACCGCAGATTCTAAAAATGATCTATCGGTGATAAAAAAAATAAAAAATGATTTTGATGCAGCACTAGATGATGATTTGAATACTCACGAGGCGTTGACTGCCTTGAATAAACTTGCAACGCACTGTATAGGATTAGGTTTTGAAATGTCTCAGGATGGGGCAGATGAGATCATCCCCATCTTTGAATCTATGTTGAGTACGTTTGGATTGACAATAAATATTCCATCATCTGAAAATATTGCTAAAATAAATCAGATGATAGATGAGCGCAATAAACTACGTAAAGAGGAAAAATATACAGAATCAGATACGATACGAGACGAGTTACAAAAGATGAACATTGAGATAAAAGATGATGCATGGCGTACTTTATGGTTGGTAAAAGATAAACGAGATTAA
- a CDS encoding Rieske (2Fe-2S) domain protein translates to MVWHKVGSKDQVPSGKGKEFKIEGKRIAVFNQDGYHALDSMCVHQDGSIAPGKLKGTVVECPLHFWHYDIKTGKLLDYQKGVQLEKYNVKEEDGQIYIDV, encoded by the coding sequence GTGGTTTGGCATAAAGTAGGAAGCAAGGATCAGGTACCATCGGGAAAAGGTAAAGAGTTCAAAATAGAAGGAAAGCGCATAGCAGTCTTTAACCAAGATGGATATCATGCGTTGGATTCAATGTGTGTGCATCAAGATGGCTCTATAGCGCCAGGCAAACTAAAAGGTACAGTGGTAGAATGTCCATTGCATTTTTGGCATTATGACATAAAAACTGGTAAATTGTTAGACTATCAAAAAGGAGTACAGCTTGAAAAATACAACGTAAAGGAAGAAGACGGTCAAATATACATAGACGTTTGA
- a CDS encoding adenosylhomocysteinase: MKYKVRDIRLAKKGKISHEWAKSHMPILAKTLDRFKNTKPLRGVTIGFCLHITKETSVLLMGAKMLGATVAACGGNPLTAQDDIAAFLASNGIHVYAWTNETAKEYDWCISQVLSHKPSILVDDGADMNVMAHFDKKHNSLNILGATEETTAGVTRIKAIEKKGKLRYPVIIVNDAHTKNMFDNRYGTGQSTIDGYLRAMNLLFASKRVVVAGYGWVGRGVAQRCRGMGSKVIITEIDPVKALEAHMDGYEVMTMAKAAKIGDIFITCTGMRDIITRSHISLMKQGAIMGNVGHFDIEIDTEYLLKRSRSVRTVRPNLDECLLAGGKRVYLIGKGRLANLVAAEGHPPEVMAQSFSNQLVSIMYILKNHKKLPLTMIKVPEALDKQVAVDALKAMSVSIDKLTPKQIEYMNSW; the protein is encoded by the coding sequence TTGAAGTACAAGGTACGAGATATTCGTCTCGCAAAGAAAGGTAAAATCTCCCACGAGTGGGCAAAGAGTCACATGCCAATATTGGCCAAAACACTAGATCGATTTAAAAACACAAAACCCCTACGTGGAGTCACCATTGGATTCTGTCTACATATAACAAAAGAGACATCGGTACTATTAATGGGGGCAAAGATGCTAGGAGCAACGGTGGCTGCATGCGGAGGAAATCCTCTGACGGCACAAGATGATATTGCTGCTTTTCTTGCATCAAATGGAATACACGTGTATGCTTGGACAAATGAGACTGCAAAAGAATATGATTGGTGTATCTCTCAAGTGCTATCCCATAAACCATCTATTCTAGTTGATGATGGAGCAGACATGAATGTAATGGCACATTTTGATAAAAAGCACAACAGTCTGAATATTCTTGGCGCAACAGAAGAGACCACCGCTGGTGTGACACGGATAAAAGCAATAGAGAAAAAAGGCAAGCTTCGCTATCCTGTCATAATTGTAAATGATGCACATACAAAAAATATGTTTGATAACAGATATGGAACAGGTCAAAGCACCATAGATGGATATCTGCGGGCAATGAATCTACTCTTTGCATCAAAGAGAGTGGTGGTTGCCGGATACGGTTGGGTCGGACGCGGAGTGGCACAACGTTGTCGTGGAATGGGATCCAAAGTTATAATCACCGAGATTGATCCAGTAAAAGCACTAGAGGCACACATGGACGGTTATGAAGTGATGACAATGGCAAAGGCAGCAAAGATTGGTGATATATTCATCACGTGTACTGGAATGAGAGATATTATCACAAGATCCCATATTTCATTGATGAAACAAGGTGCAATTATGGGCAACGTGGGACATTTTGACATTGAGATTGACACTGAATATCTTTTAAAGAGATCGAGATCTGTGCGTACAGTACGTCCAAATTTGGATGAGTGTCTACTAGCGGGAGGAAAGCGTGTATATCTTATCGGCAAAGGAAGACTTGCAAACTTGGTCGCCGCAGAAGGTCATCCACCAGAGGTAATGGCACAGTCGTTTTCAAATCAACTAGTGTCCATAATGTACATTTTGAAAAACCACAAAAAGCTACCACTTACCATGATTAAAGTACCAGAAGCTCTAGACAAACAAGTGGCAGTTGATGCATTAAAGGCAATGTCGGTGAGTATCGACAAACTCACGCCAAAACAGATCGAGTACATGAACAGCTGGTAG
- a CDS encoding adenosylhomocysteinase yields the protein MSKIKDTKLAFYGMQRYRWALDHMPVLSSIIQSTRSKPLSGLRIGFCLQLTAETAALILGAKMLGAKVSASSGNPLTTDDAVAAYLDSMGINVYGWSGQTVAEFAKCADAVMYDLPDILSDDGAELSVRAHTDDRFSRMNILGGTEETTTGVHRILALQSISKIRYPIIAVNDADTKRMFDNRYGTGQSVIDGLLRATGLLLASKIAVVSGYGWVGRGVAERLCAMGSHVIVTEVDPTRALQAHMDGYEVMPMAKAVQKGQIFVTCTGNSKVITAEHMCKMHTGAILANAGHFDVEIDVASLGRGHLVRPGLQEHKICGKKIYIVSHGRVVNLVAAEGHPPEIMDLSFSNHLLCIMYLCNTKMPNLIHKVPNNIDEYVACSALHAARIQIDK from the coding sequence TTGAGTAAGATCAAAGATACAAAACTTGCATTCTATGGCATGCAGCGATATAGATGGGCATTGGATCATATGCCCGTTCTATCTAGCATTATACAATCTACTAGATCAAAACCACTCTCAGGATTGCGGATTGGATTTTGTCTACAACTAACTGCCGAGACTGCAGCGCTTATTTTGGGTGCAAAGATGCTAGGTGCAAAAGTCTCTGCATCTTCTGGCAATCCGCTTACCACCGATGATGCTGTTGCCGCATACCTTGATTCGATGGGCATAAACGTCTATGGCTGGTCAGGGCAGACAGTTGCAGAATTTGCCAAATGCGCTGATGCTGTAATGTATGACTTGCCAGATATTCTATCTGATGATGGTGCTGAGCTCTCTGTGAGGGCTCACACAGATGATCGATTTTCTAGAATGAATATACTAGGAGGGACAGAAGAGACTACCACTGGAGTACATAGAATTTTGGCATTGCAATCTATCTCTAAAATACGCTATCCGATTATAGCGGTAAATGATGCAGATACAAAACGAATGTTTGACAACAGATATGGAACTGGTCAGAGCGTCATAGATGGTCTGTTGAGAGCTACAGGTTTACTACTTGCATCAAAGATTGCTGTAGTATCTGGTTATGGTTGGGTTGGACGTGGTGTGGCAGAGCGACTTTGTGCAATGGGTTCTCATGTAATTGTTACAGAAGTAGATCCTACAAGGGCATTACAAGCTCATATGGACGGTTATGAGGTAATGCCGATGGCAAAGGCTGTACAAAAGGGTCAGATATTTGTCACGTGCACTGGAAATTCAAAGGTCATAACCGCAGAGCACATGTGCAAGATGCATACAGGTGCAATACTTGCAAATGCAGGACATTTTGATGTAGAGATTGATGTCGCATCTCTAGGACGCGGTCATCTCGTACGACCAGGACTGCAAGAGCATAAAATATGCGGGAAAAAAATCTATATTGTATCACATGGACGCGTTGTAAATCTAGTCGCCGCAGAGGGGCACCCACCAGAGATAATGGACTTGTCATTCTCAAACCATCTTTTATGTATAATGTACCTATGTAACACAAAAATGCCAAATCTGATTCATAAAGTACCAAATAACATTGACGAGTATGTGGCTTGCTCTGCACTGCATGCTGCAAGAATACAAATTGACAAGTAG